From a region of the Theobroma cacao cultivar B97-61/B2 chromosome 8, Criollo_cocoa_genome_V2, whole genome shotgun sequence genome:
- the LOC18591913 gene encoding branched-chain-amino-acid aminotransferase 5, chloroplastic isoform X1: MLLVPLSFTNATIVQFSSSLKVHHQLRLAATSSQGSLPSSSSWRRATSSDSHSETSESADRRWDSLGFNPVQTDYMYVMKSSEDGSFADGGLRRYGNIEIIPAAAVLNYGQGIIEGLKAYKKQNGSIILFRPEENGLRLRVGAERLCMPAPTIEQFVEAVKSTVLANKRWVPPPDKGFLHIRPLLLGNGPVLSLTTAPEFTFLIYVTPVGNYFEGGLKPINLVVENETHRAAPGGVGSIKAIGNYAGIIKAQAAAKVNGFSDVLYLDSVHNKYLEEISTANLFVVKNNTISTPTLGGTILPGVTRKSIIAIALSQGFQVEERLVSVEELSDADEVFCSENALCVLPVGSITYMDKRVDYEESGFVVSQQLYSALTNIQMGLTEDIMGWTTVLE, from the exons ATGCTCCTTGTTCCGCTAAGCTTTACCAACGCTACTATTGTCCAATTCTCCTCTTCTCTCAAG GTCCATCATCAGCTTCGTTTGGCTGCTACATCTTCACAGGGCTCCTTGCCTTCCTCTTCTTCATGGCGCCGAGCCACTTCATCGGATTCTCATAG tgaaaCATCTGAATCAGCTGATAGAAGATGGGATAGCCTTGGATTCAATCCCGTGCAAACGGACTATATGTATGTTATGAAAAGTTCTGAGGATGGAAGCTTTGCAGATGGTGGCTTAAGACGTTATGGGAACATTGAAATAATTCCAGCAGCGGCTGTCTTGAACTATGGGCAG GGGATTATTGAGGGTCTGAAAGCATACAAGAAACAAAATGGATCTATTATACTTTTTCGTCCTGAGGAAAATGGATTGCGGCTGAGGGTAGGTGCAGAAAGACTGTGCATGCCTGCACCAACTATTGAGCAGTTTGTGGAAGCTGTAAAAAGTACTGTATTGGCAAATAAGCGCTGG GTCCCTCCTCCAGACAAAGGCTTTTTACACATTCGACCTCTACTTCTGGGGAATGGACCTGTTCTTAGTCTCACAACAGCTCCAGAATTCACCTTTTTGATCTATGTTACTCCAGTTGGAAATTATTTTGAG GGTGGTTTGAAACCAATTAATCTGGTGGTTGAAAATGAAACACATCGTGCAGCCCCTGGAGGAGTTGGAAGCATTAAAGCTATAGGAAACTATGCTGGG aTTATTAAGGCACAGGCCGCAGCTAAAGTGAATGGTTTCTCTGATGTTTTGTATCTTGACTCTGTTCACAATAAATATCTTGAAGAGATTTCTACCGCTAACCTTTTTGTTGTGAAG AATAATACAATCTCTACCCCAACACTAGGGGGGACAATTCTTCCTGGGGTTACAAGAAAAAGTATTATTGCTATTGCTCTCAGCCAAGGGTTCCAG GTTGAGGAGCGACTTGTATCGGTTGAGGAATTGTCTGATGCCGATGAAGTTTTTTGTAGTGAAAATGCTCTTTGTGTTTTGCCTGTTGGCAGCATCACATACATGGATAAAAG GGTGGACTATGAAGAGAGTGGATTTGTAGTATCTCAGCAGCTCTACTCAGCGCTTACAAATATACAGATGGGTCTTACGGAAGACATAATGGGTTGGACTACGGTGTTGGAGTAG
- the LOC18591913 gene encoding branched-chain-amino-acid aminotransferase 5, chloroplastic isoform X2, giving the protein MLLVPLSFTNATIVQFSSSLKVHHQLRLAATSSQGSLPSSSSWRRATSSDSHSETSESADRRWDSLGFNPVQTDYMYVMKSSEDGSFADGGLRRYGNIEIIPAAAVLNYGQGIIEGLKAYKKQNGSIILFRPEENGLRLRVGAERLCMPAPTIEQFVEAVKSTVLANKRWVPPPDKGFLHIRPLLLGNGPVLSLTTAPEFTFLIYVTPVGNYFEGGLKPINLVVENETHRAAPGGVGSIKAIGNYAGNNTISTPTLGGTILPGVTRKSIIAIALSQGFQVEERLVSVEELSDADEVFCSENALCVLPVGSITYMDKRVDYEESGFVVSQQLYSALTNIQMGLTEDIMGWTTVLE; this is encoded by the exons ATGCTCCTTGTTCCGCTAAGCTTTACCAACGCTACTATTGTCCAATTCTCCTCTTCTCTCAAG GTCCATCATCAGCTTCGTTTGGCTGCTACATCTTCACAGGGCTCCTTGCCTTCCTCTTCTTCATGGCGCCGAGCCACTTCATCGGATTCTCATAG tgaaaCATCTGAATCAGCTGATAGAAGATGGGATAGCCTTGGATTCAATCCCGTGCAAACGGACTATATGTATGTTATGAAAAGTTCTGAGGATGGAAGCTTTGCAGATGGTGGCTTAAGACGTTATGGGAACATTGAAATAATTCCAGCAGCGGCTGTCTTGAACTATGGGCAG GGGATTATTGAGGGTCTGAAAGCATACAAGAAACAAAATGGATCTATTATACTTTTTCGTCCTGAGGAAAATGGATTGCGGCTGAGGGTAGGTGCAGAAAGACTGTGCATGCCTGCACCAACTATTGAGCAGTTTGTGGAAGCTGTAAAAAGTACTGTATTGGCAAATAAGCGCTGG GTCCCTCCTCCAGACAAAGGCTTTTTACACATTCGACCTCTACTTCTGGGGAATGGACCTGTTCTTAGTCTCACAACAGCTCCAGAATTCACCTTTTTGATCTATGTTACTCCAGTTGGAAATTATTTTGAG GGTGGTTTGAAACCAATTAATCTGGTGGTTGAAAATGAAACACATCGTGCAGCCCCTGGAGGAGTTGGAAGCATTAAAGCTATAGGAAACTATGCTGGG AATAATACAATCTCTACCCCAACACTAGGGGGGACAATTCTTCCTGGGGTTACAAGAAAAAGTATTATTGCTATTGCTCTCAGCCAAGGGTTCCAG GTTGAGGAGCGACTTGTATCGGTTGAGGAATTGTCTGATGCCGATGAAGTTTTTTGTAGTGAAAATGCTCTTTGTGTTTTGCCTGTTGGCAGCATCACATACATGGATAAAAG GGTGGACTATGAAGAGAGTGGATTTGTAGTATCTCAGCAGCTCTACTCAGCGCTTACAAATATACAGATGGGTCTTACGGAAGACATAATGGGTTGGACTACGGTGTTGGAGTAG